A genomic region of Candidatus Binatia bacterium contains the following coding sequences:
- a CDS encoding CopG family transcriptional regulator, with the protein MKTNVLTIRLDKDLDKLLTKASRQSGKNRSEVAREALRRQLRISQFEALRRKIMPFAEARGYLTDDDVFAEVS; encoded by the coding sequence ATGAAAACCAACGTACTCACAATCAGGCTCGACAAAGACCTGGACAAACTGTTAACCAAGGCGAGTCGCCAGTCGGGAAAAAACCGCAGCGAGGTCGCTCGAGAGGCCCTTCGTCGCCAGCTTCGCATCAGTCAGTTTGAAGCACTGCGGCGCAAGATCATGCCTTTTGCGGAGGCGCGCGGTTATCTAACCGACGACGATGTGTTCGCCGAGGTGTCGTGA